Proteins encoded within one genomic window of Deltaproteobacteria bacterium:
- a CDS encoding ABC transporter substrate-binding protein, whose product MAEDVIQIGLFNQDAAIIAADKKGFLKQENIRVEIHTVTDSPTLLRNLITGKYDLISTNADNVIAWAEGQGEDPQKNDFVIFLGGSQGVDQKLVVAPGINDYKDLKGKLLAADAVTTGYAVVAMAILKKYGIEWKRDYEVKSFGNTVARADAMSRGEAAGAMMSMADDEIKKRNFKILTEAKDHVKHYARGLGATRRQWANANEELVVRFNRAMIRATDWLQDPKNKNAVMQLLLVETKNNQTRAEAMYDNTLSPTMGLTPRSRIDMEGIRTIIELRETAGLIKAPVPKPEKYVDERFYQKALATLAR is encoded by the coding sequence CAAATAGGTCTGTTCAATCAGGACGCGGCGATCATCGCCGCCGACAAAAAAGGCTTTCTCAAACAGGAAAACATTCGCGTCGAGATCCACACGGTCACCGACTCGCCGACGCTGCTGCGCAACTTGATCACCGGCAAGTACGATTTGATTTCGACCAACGCCGACAACGTCATCGCTTGGGCCGAAGGCCAAGGCGAGGACCCACAAAAGAACGACTTCGTGATTTTCCTCGGCGGCAGCCAGGGTGTCGATCAAAAATTAGTCGTCGCGCCGGGGATCAACGACTACAAAGATCTCAAAGGCAAACTGTTGGCCGCCGACGCCGTCACCACCGGCTACGCCGTGGTCGCCATGGCGATCTTGAAAAAGTACGGTATCGAGTGGAAACGCGACTACGAAGTGAAATCCTTCGGCAACACCGTCGCCCGCGCCGATGCCATGAGCCGCGGTGAGGCGGCCGGCGCGATGATGAGCATGGCCGACGACGAAATCAAAAAGCGCAATTTTAAAATCCTCACCGAAGCCAAAGACCACGTCAAACATTACGCCCGCGGCCTGGGCGCCACGCGGCGCCAATGGGCCAACGCCAACGAAGAGCTGGTCGTGCGCTTCAACCGCGCCATGATCCGCGCCACCGATTGGCTGCAAGATCCAAAAAACAAAAACGCCGTGATGCAGTTGCTGCTCGTCGAGACCAAAAACAATCAAACCCGCGCCGAAGCGATGTACGACAATACGCTCAGCCCGACCATGGGACTGACACCGCGCAGCCGCATCGACATGGAGGGCATCCGCACGATCATCGAGCTGCGCGAAACCGCCGGCCTGATAAAAGCGCCGGTACCGAAACCGGAAAAATATGTCGACGAACGTTTTTACCAAAAAGCGCTCGCGACGTTGGCACGGTGA
- a CDS encoding cysteine hydrolase yields MYDIAGRKIPSTLSEIAAPQRSALLLWDMEYGIAPNAFNYQEILPRLQKLAALARQIGVPVFYSVQHGFDLVKEEADVWVRVRMKRAKASDPKQLLNEKENPHDSEIVEALKPAPQDIVFHKRRPDGFVGTDFELMLRSRNIKSIVIGGVATEGGIEGTARSARNLGYDIVVLKDGVGSRSRELHEMALKLIEQTHFDVATAAEIAAIWERP; encoded by the coding sequence ATGTACGACATCGCCGGCCGAAAAATTCCCAGCACCCTGAGCGAAATCGCCGCGCCGCAGCGTAGCGCCTTGCTCCTATGGGACATGGAATACGGCATCGCTCCCAACGCGTTCAACTACCAAGAAATTTTACCGCGGCTGCAAAAACTCGCGGCGCTCGCGCGCCAGATCGGTGTGCCGGTCTTTTATTCCGTCCAGCACGGTTTCGATCTCGTCAAGGAAGAAGCCGACGTTTGGGTGCGCGTGCGCATGAAGCGAGCCAAAGCCAGCGATCCCAAGCAGCTCTTGAACGAAAAAGAAAATCCCCACGACAGCGAAATCGTCGAAGCGCTCAAACCCGCGCCCCAAGACATCGTCTTTCACAAGCGCCGCCCCGACGGCTTTGTCGGCACCGACTTCGAGCTCATGCTGCGCAGCCGAAATATTAAATCTATCGTCATCGGCGGCGTCGCCACCGAAGGCGGCATCGAAGGCACGGCGCGCAGCGCGCGCAATCTCGGCTACGACATCGTCGTGCTCAAGGACGGCGTCGGCTCGCGCAGCCGCGAACTGCACGAGATGGCTTTGAAATTGATCGAGCAAACCCACTTCGATGTCGCCACCGCGGCTGAGATCGCCGCGATCTGGGAACGTCCATGA
- a CDS encoding extracellular solute-binding protein, whose translation MNAKPVVVCAIGLFLAIGNAMPAKSADEKTLELAKKEGRVSFYTSMGADESKMVADAFQAKYPAIKVEITRLGSEKLLQRMLNEYRAGSHLFDTVTNSGMEIVMLGRAKMLARHMTPEFSSFMPESRDANLGWADMYSNLRLVAFNTRAVTKDKIPRRYEDLLEPLWKGQIGFPEGQYSWFATMLKIMGEEAGKKFFQGLARQNLHYRNSQVLVTQFVAAGEFSLGFVYDTQVLRFKKRGAPIDIAPMPFITKNIHPLALAAHAPHPNAGKVFIDYVLSKEGQTFIKNMGRVISRSDIPQEEFAKTKMIFDDPTIVDRLPSVIEDYKRYLN comes from the coding sequence ATGAACGCGAAGCCGGTGGTCGTTTGTGCGATCGGGTTATTTCTCGCGATAGGCAACGCAATGCCCGCGAAAAGCGCCGACGAAAAAACTCTCGAACTGGCGAAAAAAGAAGGGCGCGTCAGCTTCTACACCTCCATGGGCGCCGACGAGAGCAAGATGGTCGCCGATGCCTTTCAAGCCAAGTATCCAGCGATCAAAGTCGAGATCACCCGGCTAGGCAGCGAAAAACTCTTGCAGCGCATGCTCAATGAATACCGCGCCGGCAGCCATCTGTTCGACACCGTTACCAACAGCGGCATGGAAATCGTCATGCTCGGCAGAGCGAAAATGCTGGCGCGCCATATGACGCCCGAGTTCTCGTCGTTCATGCCGGAATCCCGCGACGCCAACCTGGGCTGGGCCGACATGTATTCGAACCTGCGTTTGGTAGCCTTCAACACTCGCGCGGTGACTAAAGACAAAATTCCCCGCCGCTACGAAGATTTATTAGAGCCCCTGTGGAAAGGCCAAATCGGTTTTCCTGAAGGACAGTATTCCTGGTTCGCCACTATGCTGAAAATCATGGGCGAGGAGGCCGGCAAAAAATTCTTTCAAGGGCTGGCGCGGCAGAATCTCCACTATCGCAATTCCCAAGTGCTGGTCACCCAGTTCGTCGCCGCCGGCGAATTTAGTCTCGGCTTCGTTTACGACACCCAAGTGCTGCGTTTCAAAAAACGCGGCGCGCCCATCGATATCGCGCCCATGCCGTTCATCACCAAGAACATTCACCCTCTCGCCCTCGCCGCCCACGCGCCCCATCCCAACGCCGGCAAAGTTTTTATCGACTACGTGCTCTCGAAAGAAGGCCAGACTTTTATCAAGAACATGGGCCGGGTGATTTCACGCAGCGACATCCCGCAGGAAGAATTCGCCAAGACCAAAATGATCTTCGACGATCCGACCATCGTCGACCGTCTGCCGAGCGTCATCGAAGACTACAAACGCTATTTAAACTGA
- a CDS encoding ABC transporter substrate-binding protein, which produces MKLIYVTFLLLLTLSPSAQANPYLAKSTDAPIPIRIATCALTGGFIHIYTALDNRLFDKYGFKVEHLFVRGGGVSIAALATNEIQFLYCTADSLIPSLAAGAEAKLIASPLVGLPWVMIARKEIKRPEELKGKIIASTRPGGTQDLLARAIMKKFSFGANDVAIRHLGGAGQTEVYNALLQNIAHATFVTPPLDARAKRDGLNVIYQMDELNLPAIYSSVFSNYKYLKERPEAVQKFVAAIAEAVHFVEKNPDKAKASVGKALALKDQESLQSAYDAYAKQIVNRRLTVPPSRVAETIELARQAGTQVRRQAQDTYDNSFADNLEKSGWLRELWGGEMPGRKW; this is translated from the coding sequence ATGAAGCTTATCTACGTCACGTTTCTTCTACTGCTAACATTGTCACCATCGGCGCAGGCCAATCCCTATCTCGCGAAATCAACCGACGCGCCGATACCGATTCGCATCGCCACCTGCGCCCTCACCGGCGGCTTCATCCACATTTACACTGCCCTCGACAATCGCCTGTTCGACAAATACGGCTTCAAAGTCGAGCATCTGTTCGTGCGCGGCGGCGGCGTCTCCATCGCCGCGTTGGCAACCAACGAGATTCAGTTTCTTTATTGCACGGCGGATTCGCTGATTCCCAGTCTCGCCGCCGGCGCGGAAGCGAAACTGATCGCCTCGCCGCTGGTCGGTTTGCCCTGGGTGATGATCGCGCGCAAGGAGATCAAGCGGCCCGAGGAATTGAAAGGCAAAATCATCGCTTCGACCCGGCCCGGCGGTACGCAGGATTTACTCGCCAGAGCAATCATGAAAAAATTCAGCTTCGGCGCCAACGACGTCGCTATACGCCATCTCGGCGGCGCCGGCCAGACCGAAGTCTATAATGCGCTGCTGCAAAACATCGCCCATGCGACCTTCGTTACGCCGCCGCTCGACGCCCGCGCCAAACGTGACGGGCTCAATGTGATTTATCAGATGGACGAGCTGAATTTGCCGGCGATCTACAGCAGCGTTTTCAGCAATTACAAATATCTCAAAGAGCGCCCCGAGGCGGTGCAAAAATTCGTCGCGGCGATCGCCGAAGCCGTTCACTTCGTCGAGAAAAATCCCGACAAAGCCAAAGCCTCGGTGGGCAAAGCCCTGGCGCTCAAAGATCAAGAGTCGTTGCAATCCGCCTACGACGCCTACGCCAAGCAGATCGTCAACCGCCGCCTCACTGTGCCGCCAAGTCGCGTCGCCGAGACCATCGAGCTCGCGCGCCAAGCCGGCACTCAGGTGCGGCGCCAAGCGCAGGACACCTACGATAATAGCTTCGCCGACAACTTGGAGAAAAGCGGCTGGCTGCGCGAACTATGGGGCGGCGAAATGCCGGGGCGAAAATGGTAA
- a CDS encoding ABC transporter substrate-binding protein: MGRRNAGAKMVITQTHEISFVMLGILFIIVALNFGFLANATGEVVHLGISTPGLYEIPTEIAQRKGFYREENLDVRKIVIRTNLHVAALIAGELDYSTVSGLIGRATIQGLPVKGVMGWFDRPLHILIAKPGFKRLTDFKGKRIGVSGLGSAPHFVLREALSQAGMNPDRDITTLALGGSGERLAALIAGMVDATPLDVAYVEKAEKLGLVSVIYFGDVVHTRLGGFGVSLEKIRKNPSQIVRVIRGTLRGVRFIRNNKQETLTLMHDYLKVSADAAVKIHDFAMRSLNADGLVAKNTMDAEIRLAKEQLKLTEEISKEKIMDWRFLKEVLGQK, encoded by the coding sequence ATGGGGCGGCGAAATGCCGGGGCGAAAATGGTAATAACTCAGACTCATGAAATATCGTTCGTCATGCTTGGAATACTTTTTATTATCGTGGCTCTCAACTTTGGGTTTCTAGCCAATGCCACTGGCGAAGTCGTCCACCTCGGCATCTCGACGCCGGGCCTCTACGAGATTCCCACCGAGATCGCCCAACGCAAAGGATTTTACCGCGAAGAAAATCTCGACGTGCGCAAAATCGTGATCCGGACTAACTTACATGTTGCCGCGTTGATCGCCGGCGAACTCGATTACTCGACGGTCAGCGGGCTGATCGGGCGAGCAACCATTCAAGGTTTGCCGGTCAAAGGCGTCATGGGTTGGTTCGACCGGCCGCTGCATATTTTGATCGCCAAGCCCGGCTTCAAACGGCTCACCGATTTCAAAGGCAAAAGAATCGGCGTCAGCGGCCTGGGCTCGGCACCGCATTTCGTTCTGCGCGAAGCCTTGTCGCAAGCGGGAATGAATCCTGATCGCGACATCACGACGCTTGCACTAGGCGGCTCCGGCGAACGGCTCGCCGCCCTGATCGCCGGCATGGTGGACGCGACACCGCTGGACGTCGCTTACGTCGAGAAAGCCGAAAAGCTCGGCTTGGTTTCGGTGATTTATTTCGGCGATGTCGTCCACACGCGCCTGGGCGGTTTCGGCGTCTCGCTGGAAAAAATCCGCAAGAATCCAAGCCAAATCGTCCGCGTCATCCGAGGGACGCTGAGAGGCGTCCGCTTTATTCGTAATAACAAGCAAGAGACTCTCACGCTCATGCACGACTATTTGAAAGTCAGCGCCGACGCCGCGGTGAAAATCCACGACTTCGCCATGCGCTCCCTCAACGCCGACGGCCTGGTGGCGAAAAACACCATGGACGCGGAAATCCGCTTGGCCAAAGAACAGCTCAAGCTGACCGAAGAAATCAGCAAAGAAAAAATCATGGACTGGCGCTTCCTCAAGGAAGTGTTGGGCCAGAAGTAA
- a CDS encoding ABC transporter substrate-binding protein: MLFAIRYRHRGEFGIFLLATFLTAVFPALTRAELGGKPEKSNFTLSYTQPSGAFTPLWVAQEAGLFKKHGLDATLKILNSQVAHQALVAGELEVISTGPELVNARLQGATVKYIGGTL, encoded by the coding sequence ATGCTATTTGCAATTCGTTATCGGCATCGCGGCGAGTTCGGAATTTTCCTGTTGGCGACCTTCCTCACTGCGGTCTTTCCCGCGCTTACGCGAGCCGAGCTCGGCGGCAAACCTGAAAAGAGCAACTTTACGCTTTCGTATACGCAGCCTAGCGGCGCGTTTACGCCGCTCTGGGTGGCGCAGGAAGCCGGGCTGTTCAAGAAGCATGGGCTCGATGCGACGCTGAAAATTCTCAACTCCCAGGTCGCGCATCAGGCGCTGGTGGCGGGTGAACTCGAGGTGATTTCCACCGGACCGGAGCTGGTCAATGCGCGCCTGCAAGGCGCGACGGTGAAATATATCGGCGGCACGCTGTAA
- a CDS encoding VOC family protein has protein sequence MAKIKHIAIRTNDIEKTASFYKDAFGLEQVGVGQSGIYLTDGYLNIAILSMRGVVEGETMKLGVDHVGFQVDDVDAVVAKIRQLGGKSLNERNEVQHADPSKPQSYFEVKCVVVDDQVIDVSNAGWVGASK, from the coding sequence ATGGCCAAGATCAAACATATCGCCATTCGCACCAACGACATCGAAAAGACCGCCTCGTTCTACAAAGACGCCTTCGGCTTGGAACAAGTCGGCGTCGGCCAGAGCGGCATCTATCTCACCGACGGCTATCTCAACATCGCGATTCTCAGCATGCGCGGCGTGGTCGAAGGCGAAACCATGAAGCTGGGCGTTGACCACGTCGGCTTTCAAGTCGACGACGTCGATGCCGTGGTGGCAAAAATTCGCCAACTGGGCGGCAAGTCGCTCAACGAGCGCAACGAAGTGCAGCACGCCGATCCGTCCAAGCCGCAATCCTATTTCGAAGTCAAATGCGTCGTCGTAGACGATCAAGTGATCGACGTCTCCAACGCCGGCTGGGTCGGCGCCAGCAAATAA
- a CDS encoding MFS transporter has protein sequence MILDDFKKRIAGLYYGWRMIGIVTALRILGGGLHQYGFTVFFLPLTQDLGLTRASTSLAFSLARAEGSLAAPLVGYLLDRYGPKPLMIAATTLAGIGYILFAFVNSYTTFLIVYLGVISLAFTAGFVHAPTVVANSWFIQLRARAMTVVSAAVPVGGALITPLLAMAVRNFGWRPAAFLAGTLFLIAGVPCCLGIKRSPESIGMHPDGLPLVSDKTPSTSNEHNTSNKIDPNISARDAFRSPIFWNLICAMTCRSVAFTTVTTHFIPMMVWKGLTQTEASVLLAGFAILNLPIHFLLGWIADYVNKPKLVTACLFLGVVAVIPMLFSKSLWALWFFAGLYTVLDASIPIYWAAVGDFFGRKSFGTIRGNMNLFYTWGSVLGPVLAGYVYDRTESYDLVFSGITISLLISTALTSLLIKPWARLRQEVG, from the coding sequence GTGATCCTCGACGATTTTAAGAAACGTATCGCCGGCCTTTATTACGGCTGGCGCATGATCGGCATCGTCACCGCGCTGCGTATTCTCGGCGGCGGGTTACATCAATACGGTTTCACGGTTTTCTTTCTGCCGCTGACTCAGGATCTCGGCTTGACGCGCGCGTCCACGTCGCTGGCATTTTCTCTCGCCCGCGCCGAAGGTTCCCTCGCCGCGCCGCTGGTCGGCTACTTGCTCGACCGTTACGGCCCCAAGCCGCTGATGATCGCGGCGACCACGCTGGCGGGCATCGGCTATATTCTATTTGCGTTTGTGAATAGCTACACGACGTTTCTGATCGTCTATCTGGGCGTCATTTCGCTCGCCTTCACCGCCGGCTTCGTCCACGCGCCGACGGTGGTCGCCAACAGTTGGTTCATTCAACTGCGCGCCCGCGCCATGACGGTGGTCAGCGCCGCGGTGCCGGTGGGCGGCGCGCTGATCACGCCGCTACTCGCCATGGCAGTGAGAAACTTCGGTTGGCGCCCGGCGGCATTTCTCGCCGGCACACTTTTTCTAATTGCCGGCGTGCCCTGCTGTCTCGGTATCAAGCGCTCGCCGGAAAGTATTGGCATGCACCCTGACGGGTTGCCGCTGGTATCGGATAAGACTCCAAGCACTTCGAACGAACACAACACCAGCAACAAAATCGATCCGAACATCTCGGCGCGCGACGCCTTTCGCTCGCCAATTTTTTGGAATCTGATTTGCGCCATGACCTGCCGCTCGGTGGCGTTCACCACCGTCACGACCCACTTCATTCCGATGATGGTGTGGAAAGGTTTGACTCAAACCGAAGCGTCGGTGCTGCTTGCCGGCTTCGCCATTTTGAATTTGCCGATTCATTTCCTACTCGGCTGGATCGCCGACTACGTCAACAAACCGAAACTGGTCACCGCCTGTTTATTCCTTGGCGTCGTCGCCGTGATCCCGATGCTGTTTAGCAAATCCCTTTGGGCATTGTGGTTCTTCGCCGGCCTGTACACCGTGCTCGACGCATCGATTCCAATCTATTGGGCTGCCGTCGGCGATTTCTTTGGCAGAAAATCCTTCGGCACGATCCGCGGCAATATGAATCTGTTTTACACTTGGGGCAGCGTGCTCGGCCCCGTGCTCGCCGGCTACGTCTACGATCGCACGGAGAGCTATGATTTAGTGTTTAGCGGCATCACGATTTCATTGCTGATCTCGACAGCGCTTACGTCACTGCTGATCAAGCCATGGGCAAGACTACGGCAAGAAGTTGGCTAG
- a CDS encoding LLM class flavin-dependent oxidoreductase, with protein MATPTQKFAGEIGIHFPLHVLNRYSLPELIGLAERALQIMGPFGFTRVWTNDNLEYRSVLASSAAILARLPVKLGTAVTVPYFRNPIDVAMAFATMSELANGREISLGLGPGSRSILTRHVVRTKPLTIMAELAVSLRTLFAGETLNRRDIPTLAEYFHLNSEHYALRFKTAAPIHLYYGPSLLKPAVLDLVARHFDGVILQTLYGIADMEASLARLDSARSEFDTLPPLRKTMLLNASVSRDSEAARQHAKRFVSHIVSGWPDDALAAKGIDPKAIQAVRQAYAENRGIDVAAALTPDEAVDRLIIAGTPEQCIDRLRELFSLAVRHGFSEIAIGVPLGPDVPEAIDLWGKEILPALR; from the coding sequence ATGGCAACCCCAACGCAAAAGTTCGCCGGTGAAATCGGCATTCACTTTCCCCTGCACGTGCTCAATCGCTACTCCCTGCCCGAGCTCATCGGCCTCGCCGAGCGCGCTTTGCAAATCATGGGGCCATTCGGTTTCACCCGAGTTTGGACCAACGACAATCTCGAATATCGCAGCGTGCTCGCCAGCTCGGCCGCGATCTTGGCGCGCTTGCCGGTAAAGCTCGGTACCGCTGTCACGGTTCCGTACTTTCGTAATCCGATTGACGTTGCGATGGCCTTCGCGACGATGTCCGAGCTTGCCAACGGGCGGGAAATTTCCCTCGGCTTAGGGCCAGGTTCCCGATCCATACTGACGCGTCACGTGGTGCGGACCAAGCCGCTGACGATCATGGCGGAGTTGGCCGTGTCATTGCGAACACTGTTCGCTGGCGAAACTCTCAATCGCCGCGACATTCCGACCTTGGCCGAATACTTTCATCTAAACTCCGAGCACTACGCGCTGCGCTTCAAGACCGCGGCGCCGATTCATCTTTACTACGGGCCGAGTTTGCTCAAACCCGCGGTGCTCGATCTCGTCGCGCGCCATTTTGACGGCGTCATTCTGCAAACCCTTTATGGCATCGCCGACATGGAAGCGTCGCTGGCGCGTCTCGATTCAGCTCGGTCTGAGTTCGACACGCTCCCGCCGCTGCGCAAAACGATGTTGCTCAATGCTTCAGTCTCGCGCGACAGCGAAGCCGCGCGCCAACACGCCAAGCGTTTTGTCTCGCACATCGTGTCGGGTTGGCCAGATGACGCGCTCGCCGCAAAGGGCATCGATCCCAAGGCGATTCAAGCTGTGCGACAAGCCTACGCGGAAAATCGCGGCATCGACGTCGCTGCGGCGCTGACTCCAGATGAAGCCGTCGATCGCTTGATTATCGCCGGTACTCCGGAACAGTGCATCGACCGGCTGCGCGAACTATTTTCGCTGGCGGTTCGCCATGGTTTCAGTGAAATCGCCATCGGTGTGCCACTCGGACCGGACGTTCCCGAAGCGATCGATCTGTGGGGTAAAGAAATTCTTCCGGCGCTGCGTTAA
- a CDS encoding amidohydrolase, whose product MEAPLEPDLPICDAHHHLWERPPRDYLLDDLLADLRSGHNIVSTVAVECGYGYRRAGATEFKPLGETEFLEAVAERVAADAAINTRIAAAIVGHANLALGDGVAPVLEAHLAASPKRFRGIRHSATWDGSGALRNEAARGLLADGKFRAGFTWLKKLGLSFEAWVYHPQVIEVADLARAFPEVTIILNHIGAPLGVGPYAGKRDEVFREWRKGIAALATCPNVVVKLGGVGSLRSGYDWHERTAKPSSEELTHVLRPYFEHCIDRFGVERCMFESNFPVEKASNHYVNLWNAFKRITENYSAGERAALFHDSAARAYRIV is encoded by the coding sequence ATGGAAGCACCGCTAGAACCTGATTTGCCGATCTGCGACGCGCATCATCATCTTTGGGAGCGGCCGCCGCGAGATTATTTGCTCGACGATTTGCTCGCGGATCTGCGTAGCGGCCACAATATCGTTTCCACCGTGGCCGTCGAATGCGGTTACGGCTACCGCCGCGCTGGCGCGACGGAATTCAAACCGCTGGGCGAGACCGAGTTCCTCGAAGCTGTCGCCGAGCGCGTGGCGGCCGATGCGGCGATCAACACTCGCATCGCCGCGGCTATTGTCGGTCACGCAAACTTGGCTTTGGGCGACGGCGTCGCGCCGGTGCTGGAAGCGCATCTCGCCGCCAGTCCGAAGCGCTTTCGCGGCATTCGTCATTCGGCGACTTGGGATGGTAGCGGCGCGTTGCGCAATGAAGCGGCGCGGGGATTGTTGGCCGATGGAAAGTTTCGCGCCGGTTTTACCTGGCTCAAAAAGCTCGGTCTCAGTTTTGAAGCGTGGGTGTATCATCCGCAGGTAATCGAGGTCGCCGATCTGGCGCGCGCTTTTCCCGAGGTGACGATTATTCTCAACCATATTGGCGCGCCGTTGGGCGTCGGTCCCTACGCCGGCAAACGGGACGAAGTGTTTCGAGAATGGCGCAAAGGAATCGCCGCGCTTGCCACTTGTCCGAATGTGGTGGTTAAATTGGGCGGCGTCGGCTCGCTGCGTTCCGGATACGATTGGCATGAACGCACAGCCAAGCCGTCGTCCGAAGAGTTGACGCATGTCTTGCGGCCTTACTTCGAACATTGCATCGATCGATTCGGCGTCGAGCGCTGTATGTTCGAGAGCAATTTCCCCGTGGAAAAAGCTTCCAACCATTACGTCAATCTGTGGAACGCCTTCAAGCGGATCACCGAGAACTACTCGGCCGGCGAACGGGCGGCGCTGTTTCACGACTCGGCGGCGCGAGCTTATCGCATTGTCTGA
- a CDS encoding MFS transporter, producing MGSASGPLEKILSSLPTDHDPTGDSPPEIEQTTARFSDRLFQHRAVEVLRYRDFRVLWFGHVFGSMAFWMDQVTRGWLIYELTNSTVQLGMIRGVQAIPILFLSPIAGSVADRYSRRMQILITQCADGAMFAVLAILIVTGAIEPWHVYATAFGMAVVQTFHQPARAAIIADVVPRTHLTNAIGLGSMIFNVARSLGPALAGVLITVFGTGGAYAAQAFFFVLATFWTWQLSGAESGAAKSRAHASQHASLASSIVEGWRFSWQNETVRTALLITMLAALFIVPFTALLPVFARDILRVGASGQSLLLTAMGVGALGSAVMITGFGDRMPRGKIMLGGVALYGLGAAAFGASPWFHFSMLVMIVIGFANVCSHALVQTVLQTYSPPEFRGRTIALFHMSQVVMTLGSMIIGALAALFGAQWSVVLMGSAGALAMLGIHLALPKAWHIR from the coding sequence ATGGGTTCGGCCTCGGGACCGCTGGAGAAAATTCTGAGCTCGCTGCCCACCGATCATGATCCTACCGGCGATTCGCCGCCTGAGATTGAACAGACGACCGCGCGATTCTCCGATCGCCTGTTCCAACACCGCGCCGTGGAAGTCCTGCGCTACCGCGACTTTCGTGTGCTCTGGTTTGGCCACGTGTTCGGTTCGATGGCGTTTTGGATGGATCAGGTGACGCGCGGTTGGCTCATCTACGAGTTAACTAATTCGACCGTCCAACTCGGGATGATCCGCGGCGTGCAGGCGATTCCGATTCTTTTTCTCTCGCCCATCGCGGGCAGCGTCGCCGATCGTTATTCGCGCCGGATGCAGATTCTCATTACCCAGTGCGCCGACGGCGCGATGTTCGCCGTGTTGGCGATACTGATCGTTACCGGCGCCATCGAACCTTGGCATGTTTATGCCACGGCTTTCGGCATGGCGGTGGTTCAGACGTTTCATCAGCCGGCCCGAGCGGCGATTATCGCCGATGTCGTGCCGCGAACTCATCTGACCAATGCGATTGGGCTGGGCTCGATGATTTTTAATGTCGCGCGCAGCCTCGGCCCGGCGCTGGCGGGGGTGCTGATCACGGTATTTGGCACCGGCGGTGCGTACGCGGCCCAGGCATTTTTTTTCGTGCTCGCGACTTTTTGGACTTGGCAGTTGAGCGGTGCTGAATCAGGCGCGGCAAAGTCGCGCGCTCATGCGAGTCAGCACGCGTCGTTGGCTAGCAGCATCGTCGAGGGTTGGCGCTTCAGCTGGCAAAATGAAACCGTGCGCACGGCGCTCTTGATTACCATGCTCGCCGCTTTGTTCATCGTGCCGTTCACGGCGCTGTTGCCGGTGTTCGCCCGCGACATACTGCGGGTCGGCGCCAGCGGGCAGAGTTTGCTATTGACCGCCATGGGCGTGGGCGCGCTCGGCAGCGCGGTGATGATCACCGGTTTCGGCGATCGCATGCCGCGCGGCAAGATCATGCTCGGCGGCGTGGCGCTTTACGGACTCGGCGCCGCCGCGTTCGGCGCGTCGCCGTGGTTTCATTTCTCCATGTTGGTGATGATCGTCATCGGTTTCGCCAACGTCTGCTCCCATGCGCTGGTGCAAACCGTGCTGCAAACTTACTCGCCGCCGGAATTTCGCGGCCGCACGATTGCGCTGTTTCACATGAGCCAGGTGGTGATGACCCTGGGCAGCATGATCATCGGAGCGTTAGCGGCGCTGTTCGGCGCTCAGTGGTCGGTGGTACTGATGGGCAGCGCCGGCGCGCTGGCGATGCTGGGGATTCATCTCGCGCTGCCGAAGGCGTGGCATATTCGCTGA
- a CDS encoding DoxX family protein, whose protein sequence is MLLAITRAERKRPAPTTDDGLLTTGFSPNNLIRRTIGAILAALDNFAGSLMNLRERTYLWYLAVLRLYVGYYLLRQGVRKFQQDFPKGDWIGRQIGDLATLETFSWYKKLLTDYVAPHHELIGYLVMIGEIAVGACLLVGLFSRLSALAGLFMVGNYFLAMGIARGGTLRTQQEIFLIVLAIFVLARPGRTLGLDGLLFRGGGKGKVAK, encoded by the coding sequence ATGCTGTTGGCTATAACACGCGCCGAACGAAAACGTCCAGCGCCGACGACGGACGACGGACTACTGACTACTGGATTCTCTCCGAATAACTTGATCCGCCGCACCATCGGAGCTATCTTGGCCGCACTCGATAATTTTGCCGGGAGTTTGATGAATCTTCGGGAAAGAACCTATCTGTGGTATCTCGCCGTGCTGCGCCTTTACGTCGGCTACTATTTGCTCCGCCAAGGCGTGCGAAAATTTCAGCAGGACTTTCCCAAGGGCGATTGGATCGGCCGGCAAATCGGCGACCTCGCCACCCTTGAAACTTTTTCCTGGTACAAAAAACTATTGACCGACTATGTCGCGCCGCACCATGAACTGATCGGCTATTTAGTCATGATCGGCGAGATCGCCGTCGGCGCTTGCCTGCTGGTCGGACTGTTCAGCCGATTGAGCGCGCTGGCCGGCCTGTTCATGGTCGGCAATTACTTCTTGGCAATGGGCATCGCCCGCGGCGGCACGCTGCGCACCCAGCAAGAAATTTTTCTCATCGTCCTGGCGATTTTCGTCTTGGCCCGGCCCGGACGCACTTTGGGTCTCGACGGTCTGCTATTTCGCGGCGGCGGCAAAGGAAAGGTCGCAAAATGA